The proteins below are encoded in one region of Arenibacter algicola:
- a CDS encoding queuosine precursor transporter, producing the protein MVYTVLKEKDRRLAFKIYLYLGALFITSLVVSNLIFQKFFYWRPFGDVTVFGAPLFEISVGILPYPLTFLITDLISEIYGRKKANQIVTAGIFASFFSMGIVLLANWVPALPSSPVQDEMFSHVFALSPIAVFASMLAYLFAQYVDIGIYHFWKKLTNGKHLWLRNNFSTYLSQFIDTFTVVGLLCIFKVLPWSMFYGLVISGFIFKVIVAFLDTPFLYFFVYLFRRRFNLKVNQEIDLEA; encoded by the coding sequence ATGGTATACACAGTATTAAAAGAGAAGGATAGAAGGCTGGCTTTTAAGATTTATCTCTATTTGGGGGCATTGTTCATTACCTCCTTGGTAGTTTCCAATTTAATTTTTCAAAAATTCTTTTATTGGAGGCCTTTTGGCGATGTTACAGTCTTTGGAGCACCATTATTTGAAATCTCGGTGGGTATTTTGCCTTATCCCCTTACATTTTTGATTACAGACCTTATTTCGGAAATTTATGGCAGAAAAAAGGCAAACCAAATTGTAACTGCAGGGATATTTGCTTCTTTTTTTTCAATGGGAATTGTATTATTGGCCAATTGGGTGCCGGCATTGCCCAGTTCTCCGGTGCAGGATGAGATGTTTAGCCATGTATTTGCCCTGTCGCCAATTGCTGTATTTGCCTCTATGTTGGCCTATCTATTTGCCCAATATGTGGATATTGGGATATATCATTTCTGGAAAAAACTTACCAATGGAAAACATCTTTGGCTTCGCAACAATTTCTCGACCTACCTTTCCCAATTCATAGATACTTTTACCGTAGTTGGCCTTTTGTGTATCTTTAAGGTACTGCCTTGGTCCATGTTCTACGGCCTGGTGATCAGTGGTTTTATATTTAAGGTAATTGTGGCCTTCTTGGACACCCCTTTCCTTTATTTCTTCGTATATCTCTTTAGAAGGCGATTCAATTTGAAAGTAAATCAGGAAATTGACCTTGAGGCATAA
- a CDS encoding AsmA family protein has translation MKKKILKIVGGVFLVIILLLVAAPFFLKGKIAGIIKEKVNNSINATFDFSEADLTLFSSFPNATVTLDNITLINKAPFEGDTLFASDRVSLDMSIKELFKDASEPIAIKSLVLDGPRINIKVDKEENANYDIAVEDGSSPNNAADTASSESSFNLSMESYAINNAAIKYDDLSSGMSFAVIEMNHSGKGDLSLENSELDTETSGWVSFVMDSTQYLNKNPVQLKALIGVDLKESKYTFLKNEAMVNQLALVFDGFVKLNEDNQEVNISFKTPSSDFKNFLAVIPEAYSKDIAQVSTTGNFTVAGEFKGIVDDDHIPQFKIDINSENASFKYPDLPKAVRNVFIDTEISNNTGITEDTFVDIRKLSFMIDEDKFNMEAKISDLMGNTKVNAKIDGKMNLDNISKAYPVPADLNLKGILIADISTAFDMASIENKRYENTKTAGNLKLSDFEYKSEEFPNPIILKSTSVTFNPTTVALNNLAGATGRTDFEASGTINNLLGFMFNNENIEGNFTLKSNTFAVNDFMVAETSEVGDGSDKEAATTSTEEKIKIPSFLDCTINASANTVIYDNLTLKDVKGTLVIRDEKAILSNMTSSIFDGKLALNGEVSTKEATPTFAMKLGMNSFKIAETFNALEMFRTLAPIAKILQGTLNSDVQISGSLKDDFTPNLNTISGNILAELLTDKIDAESAPLLTALDSKLNFLELDKLNLKDLKTALSFEDGVVKVKPFSIKYQDFAINVSGSHTFDQKLNYAATIEVPAKYLGKDINSIIARIDEKSLENLTIPVTANIGGGYTSPTVTTDLTSGIKNLTAQLVEIEKQKLINKGKDKAKDFIGDLIAKNQKATDSTKKENQEKTQDVIGGLLGAATKKTDSTTKTDTTTAAKKEAQKEVAKKIIGGLFSKKKETTETKKDSVQ, from the coding sequence ATGAAAAAGAAAATTTTAAAGATTGTTGGTGGCGTATTTTTGGTAATCATTTTACTTCTTGTTGCCGCCCCGTTTTTCTTAAAAGGTAAGATTGCTGGTATCATTAAGGAGAAGGTAAATAATAGCATCAATGCTACCTTTGATTTTTCAGAGGCCGATTTAACTCTTTTCAGTAGTTTCCCCAATGCCACCGTTACCCTGGATAACATAACACTTATAAATAAGGCTCCCTTTGAGGGCGATACCCTATTTGCATCGGATAGGGTAAGCTTGGACATGTCCATAAAGGAACTGTTCAAGGATGCAAGTGAGCCCATTGCCATAAAAAGTTTAGTATTGGATGGCCCACGTATAAATATAAAGGTGGACAAAGAAGAGAATGCCAACTATGATATCGCTGTTGAGGATGGTTCTTCTCCGAATAATGCAGCAGATACCGCTTCGTCCGAAAGTAGTTTCAACTTGTCCATGGAGTCTTACGCCATTAATAATGCGGCCATAAAATATGACGACCTTTCCAGCGGCATGTCCTTTGCGGTTATAGAAATGAACCATAGCGGTAAGGGAGATCTGTCCTTGGAGAACTCTGAATTGGACACGGAGACCAGTGGTTGGGTTTCTTTTGTAATGGATAGTACCCAATATCTGAACAAGAATCCGGTTCAATTGAAGGCCCTTATAGGGGTAGATTTAAAGGAAAGCAAGTACACCTTTTTAAAGAATGAGGCCATGGTAAATCAATTGGCCTTGGTATTTGACGGGTTTGTGAAATTGAATGAGGACAACCAGGAGGTAAACATAAGCTTTAAAACACCTTCGTCCGATTTTAAAAACTTCTTGGCCGTTATTCCAGAGGCTTATTCCAAAGATATTGCTCAGGTGTCCACAACCGGAAACTTTACGGTTGCCGGCGAATTTAAAGGGATAGTGGATGATGATCACATTCCACAGTTTAAAATCGACATAAATTCGGAAAATGCCTCCTTTAAGTATCCAGATCTGCCCAAAGCGGTCCGAAATGTGTTTATAGATACTGAAATTTCCAATAATACCGGTATTACGGAAGATACCTTTGTTGATATCCGAAAGTTGTCTTTTATGATAGACGAGGACAAATTTAATATGGAAGCCAAAATAAGCGACCTTATGGGGAATACCAAGGTGAATGCCAAAATAGATGGCAAAATGAATCTTGACAATATTTCCAAGGCCTATCCAGTTCCTGCCGATTTAAATTTAAAGGGAATTTTAATTGCCGATATTTCTACGGCCTTTGATATGGCATCCATAGAAAACAAAAGGTATGAAAACACCAAAACCGCTGGTAACTTAAAATTGAGCGACTTTGAGTATAAGTCCGAGGAGTTTCCTAACCCTATAATCCTAAAAAGCACTTCGGTTACCTTTAACCCTACTACCGTAGCCCTTAATAATTTAGCAGGGGCCACGGGAAGGACGGATTTTGAGGCTTCCGGGACCATTAATAATCTGTTGGGATTTATGTTCAATAACGAAAATATTGAGGGTAACTTTACTCTTAAGTCCAACACTTTTGCGGTTAATGATTTTATGGTGGCAGAAACTTCTGAAGTTGGTGATGGATCGGATAAAGAGGCCGCCACTACCTCTACGGAGGAAAAAATTAAGATACCGTCCTTTTTGGATTGTACCATTAATGCCAGTGCCAATACTGTAATTTATGACAATCTTACGTTAAAGGATGTAAAGGGAACTCTGGTAATAAGGGATGAGAAGGCCATACTGTCCAATATGACATCTTCTATTTTTGATGGTAAATTGGCATTGAACGGGGAGGTGTCCACCAAGGAGGCCACACCTACCTTTGCTATGAAATTGGGAATGAACAGCTTTAAGATTGCAGAGACCTTTAATGCTTTGGAGATGTTTAGAACGCTCGCTCCTATAGCCAAAATTCTCCAGGGTACCTTAAATTCCGATGTACAGATATCCGGAAGTTTGAAGGACGATTTTACCCCCAATTTAAATACCATTTCTGGAAATATATTGGCGGAATTATTGACTGATAAAATTGATGCGGAAAGTGCACCTTTACTTACCGCCTTGGATAGCAAATTGAACTTTTTGGAACTTGATAAATTGAATCTTAAGGATCTAAAAACGGCATTGTCCTTTGAGGACGGAGTGGTAAAGGTTAAGCCCTTTTCCATTAAATATCAGGATTTTGCCATTAATGTTTCCGGTAGCCATACTTTTGATCAAAAACTAAATTATGCGGCTACCATTGAAGTGCCTGCAAAGTATTTGGGAAAGGATATTAATAGCATAATAGCGAGGATTGACGAAAAGTCATTGGAAAATTTAACCATCCCCGTTACTGCCAATATAGGGGGAGGTTATACCAGTCCTACTGTGACTACCGACCTTACCTCCGGAATTAAAAACTTAACGGCCCAACTGGTAGAGATAGAAAAGCAAAAACTGATCAATAAAGGCAAGGATAAGGCCAAGGACTTTATTGGGGATCTTATTGCAAAAAATCAGAAAGCTACAGACTCTACCAAAAAGGAAAACCAAGAAAAAACTCAGGATGTCATAGGAGGTCTTTTGGGGGCTGCAACAAAAAAAACGGATTCTACCACCAAAACCGATACCACAACTGCAGCCAAAAAGGAGGCCCAGAAAGAAGTAGCTAAAAAAATTATAGGCGGACTTTTCAGTAAGAAAAAGGAAACAACGGAAACTAAAAAAGATAGTGTGCAATAA
- a CDS encoding MerR family transcriptional regulator: protein MSNYSMSQVVSLTGINSHTLRKWESRYDFLVPERTDTNIRYYTDAQLKKLLNISILRSQGVRLSALGKMTDEEIHKMVEDALIESNQDANVNALVLSMINLDEQEFDNIIKSQILKNGILTTFTEVIYPFLHKVGVLWGINKIMPAQEHFVSNLIRQKICSAIDLLPIAPKNAPKIILFLAEGENHEIGLLLAQFIAKQLGWRVFYLGQNVPHDNVITMAELVKPNYLLTFFVTTTPSVLEEKVFKLSSEAKTPLLFSGSPINFEPNNNMVTYLKSPSDLITILETAQPLV, encoded by the coding sequence ATGAGCAATTATTCCATGTCGCAAGTGGTTTCATTAACAGGGATCAACTCCCATACCTTAAGAAAATGGGAAAGTAGATACGATTTCTTAGTTCCTGAAAGAACAGATACCAACATCCGCTATTATACTGATGCCCAATTAAAAAAACTATTGAACATTAGTATCCTGCGAAGTCAAGGTGTACGTTTATCCGCTTTAGGCAAGATGACGGATGAAGAAATTCACAAGATGGTTGAAGACGCCTTGATCGAATCTAACCAAGATGCTAATGTGAATGCCTTGGTATTGAGCATGATTAATTTGGACGAACAGGAATTTGACAACATAATCAAATCCCAGATTTTAAAAAATGGTATTTTAACCACATTTACCGAAGTAATATATCCCTTTCTGCACAAGGTAGGTGTTCTTTGGGGCATCAATAAGATTATGCCCGCTCAAGAGCATTTTGTATCCAACCTGATCCGTCAAAAAATATGTTCCGCTATAGATTTATTGCCCATTGCACCAAAGAATGCCCCAAAAATAATCCTGTTCCTGGCCGAAGGTGAAAACCATGAAATTGGCCTATTGTTGGCCCAATTTATTGCCAAACAGCTAGGATGGAGAGTCTTCTATCTTGGCCAAAATGTGCCCCATGACAACGTAATAACCATGGCGGAATTGGTAAAACCGAACTATTTATTGACCTTTTTTGTTACCACCACACCCTCTGTTTTGGAAGAAAAAGTCTTCAAATTATCCTCGGAGGCCAAAACTCCCCTATTATTCTCGGGCAGCCCTATTAATTTTGAACCTAATAATAATATGGTGACCTATCTTAAAAGTCCATCGGATTTGATTACTATTTTGGAGACTGCGCAACCACTGGTTTAA
- a CDS encoding fasciclin domain-containing protein, with translation MKRIGIYFLALFSSMFFVLSCSNDDDNDIIDEPTLKTIVETAQDTDILSSLVAALVKADENADSDLVGALSGNGPFTVFAPTNGAFTALLASLDGFDSLSDFDTPEKREILAAILKYHVVVGAAATSSSLSNGQEFTTLQGEKITVRIDGDVYIQDPTETDAKVGPADVMASNGIVHVIDKVLIPQEVLDALNPEPMPNIVELAMDTDFLSLLVGALVQADAGLVDLLQTDGPFTVFAPTDTAFAALLDALGDDYNSLADFDTPEEKTLLAQILKYHVVAGTAAYSTDLSDGQMIETAQGESVTVNLTAGVFIQDKTDVDASVAPADIAASNGVVHVIDKVLLPQEALDALMPPSPNIVELAMDTDFLSLLVGALVQADAGLVDLLQTDGPFTVFAPTDTAFAALLDALGDDYNSLADFDTPEEKTLLAKILKYHVVAGTAAYSTDLSDGQMIETAQGESVTVNLTAGVFIQDKTDVDASVAPADIAASNGVVHVIDKVLLPQEALDALMPPTPNIVELAMDTDFLSLLVGALVQADAGLVDLLQTDGPFTVFAPTDTAFAALLDALGDDYNSLADFDTPEEKALLAQILKYHVVAGTAAYSTDLSNGQMIETAQGESVTVNLTAGVFIQDKTDVDAAVAPADIAASNGVVHVIDKVLLPQEAIDALLH, from the coding sequence ATGAAAAGAATTGGCATTTATTTTTTAGCATTATTCAGTTCTATGTTTTTTGTTCTATCATGTAGTAATGATGATGACAATGACATAATTGATGAGCCCACTTTGAAGACCATTGTGGAAACAGCTCAAGACACAGACATTTTAAGTAGCTTGGTAGCTGCTTTGGTTAAGGCGGATGAAAACGCCGATTCAGATTTGGTAGGAGCTTTGAGTGGCAATGGCCCCTTTACAGTTTTTGCACCGACCAATGGTGCGTTTACAGCCCTATTGGCCAGTCTGGATGGATTTGATAGTTTAAGCGATTTTGATACTCCTGAGAAAAGGGAGATCCTCGCTGCTATATTGAAGTATCACGTAGTAGTTGGAGCAGCCGCTACTTCTAGCTCCCTTTCCAACGGTCAGGAATTTACTACCCTACAAGGTGAAAAAATTACTGTGAGAATAGACGGCGATGTCTACATACAGGATCCTACCGAAACGGATGCAAAAGTAGGGCCTGCAGATGTTATGGCTTCCAACGGTATAGTACATGTTATAGATAAAGTTTTGATTCCACAGGAAGTTTTGGATGCCCTAAATCCAGAGCCCATGCCAAACATAGTAGAATTGGCAATGGATACCGACTTTTTATCACTTTTAGTGGGTGCTTTGGTACAGGCCGATGCCGGTTTGGTAGACCTGTTGCAGACAGATGGTCCGTTCACGGTCTTCGCACCGACAGATACCGCTTTTGCAGCCCTTTTGGATGCATTGGGTGATGATTACAACAGCTTGGCCGATTTTGATACTCCCGAGGAGAAAACATTGTTGGCACAGATTTTAAAGTATCACGTAGTTGCCGGAACAGCGGCCTATTCTACAGACTTGTCCGATGGGCAAATGATAGAGACCGCCCAAGGAGAATCCGTAACGGTAAATTTAACAGCTGGGGTATTCATTCAGGATAAAACTGATGTGGATGCGAGTGTAGCACCAGCAGATATCGCTGCTAGCAATGGAGTAGTACATGTAATTGATAAAGTTTTACTGCCACAAGAGGCATTGGATGCTCTAATGCCACCATCTCCGAATATTGTGGAATTGGCAATGGACACCGACTTTTTATCACTTTTAGTGGGAGCTTTGGTACAGGCCGATGCCGGTTTGGTAGACCTGTTGCAGACAGATGGTCCTTTCACGGTCTTTGCACCTACAGATACCGCTTTTGCAGCCCTATTGGATGCATTGGGTGATGATTACAATAGCTTGGCAGATTTTGATACTCCCGAGGAGAAAACATTGTTGGCAAAGATTTTAAAGTATCACGTAGTTGCCGGAACGGCAGCTTATTCTACAGACTTGTCCGATGGGCAAATGATAGAGACCGCCCAAGGAGAATCCGTAACGGTAAATTTAACAGCTGGGGTATTCATTCAGGATAAAACTGATGTGGATGCGAGTGTAGCACCAGCAGATATCGCTGCTAGCAATGGAGTAGTACATGTAATTGATAAAGTGTTACTGCCACAAGAGGCATTGGATGCTCTAATGCCACCAACTCCGAATATTGTGGAATTGGCAATGGACACCGACTTTTTATCACTTTTAGTGGGAGCTTTGGTGCAGGCCGATGCCGGTTTGGTAGACCTGTTGCAGACAGATGGTCCTTTCACGGTCTTCGCACCTACAGATACCGCTTTTGCAGCCCTTTTGGATGCATTGGGTGATGATTACAACAGCTTGGCCGATTTTGATACTCCCGAGGAGAAAGCGTTGTTGGCTCAGATTTTAAAGTATCACGTAGTTGCCGGAACAGCGGCCTATTCTACAGATCTGTCCAATGGACAAATGATAGAGACCGCCCAAGGGGAATCCGTAACGGTAAATTTAACAGCTGGGGTATTCATACAGGATAAAACTGATGTGGATGCAGCCGTAGCACCCGCGGATATCGCTGCTAGTAATGGAGTAGTGCACGTAATTGATAAAGTTTTGTTACCACAAGAGGCGATAGATGCCCTATTGCATTAA
- a CDS encoding phytoene/squalene synthase family protein yields MKALFDSSSIKCSKLVTHTYSTSFSLGIRLFSPKIRPAIYAIYGFVRYADEIVDSFHGYDQEELLTEFIQEYKLSLKRKISLNPIINSFQEVVHKYELYEYADVFLQRMQYDLEVSEYTTKEAYENYIYGSADVVGLMCLRVFVDNDNEKFNSLQSSAKYLGSAFQKVNFLRDIKEDLESLGRSYFPNVHQKELNDEVKREIIAEIEEDFAKAYKGLVQLPIESRLGVYIAYKYYSNLLRKLKNTKSEKILNGRIHISNPMKMVILAKGYVRYKLNAI; encoded by the coding sequence TTGAAAGCACTCTTCGATTCTTCCAGTATAAAATGTAGTAAATTGGTAACACATACCTATAGTACTTCCTTTTCTTTGGGTATTAGATTGTTTTCGCCCAAAATACGACCTGCTATTTACGCCATTTATGGCTTTGTAAGATATGCTGATGAGATTGTGGATTCTTTTCATGGTTATGATCAAGAAGAATTACTGACCGAATTTATACAAGAATATAAACTTTCCCTTAAAAGAAAAATTAGTTTAAATCCTATAATAAATTCCTTTCAGGAGGTAGTGCATAAATATGAACTTTATGAATATGCCGATGTTTTTTTGCAACGTATGCAGTATGATCTTGAAGTTTCTGAATATACTACCAAGGAGGCTTATGAAAATTACATCTATGGATCGGCAGATGTAGTTGGTCTAATGTGCTTAAGGGTTTTTGTGGACAATGATAACGAGAAATTTAATTCCCTGCAATCTTCGGCTAAATATCTAGGCTCCGCCTTTCAAAAGGTAAATTTTCTTAGGGATATAAAAGAAGACCTCGAAAGTTTGGGCAGGTCCTATTTTCCCAACGTACATCAAAAGGAACTGAACGATGAGGTAAAAAGGGAAATCATCGCAGAAATTGAGGAGGACTTCGCAAAGGCGTATAAAGGGTTGGTTCAATTGCCCATAGAAAGTAGGCTAGGGGTCTACATTGCCTATAAGTATTATTCAAACCTGCTGAGAAAACTTAAAAACACCAAGTCGGAAAAAATATTGAACGGTAGAATCCATATATCCAATCCTATGAAAATGGTGATATTGGCCAAAGGCTATGTGAGGTACAAGTTAAATGCTATTTAA
- a CDS encoding sterol desaturase family protein, translating into MEIVFYILITLLTFIVMEVVTWCTHKFVMHGFLWVLHADHHEPKYPHVFEKNDAFFVIFAIPSILLLYFGISPAINYLFFIGLGILFYGIAYFLVHDVLIHQRFKWFKNIKNKYLLALRKAHKIHHKNMGKEDGECFGMLLVPKKYFRKN; encoded by the coding sequence ATGGAAATAGTATTTTACATTCTTATAACTCTTTTGACTTTTATAGTGATGGAAGTGGTTACCTGGTGTACCCATAAATTTGTAATGCACGGTTTTTTGTGGGTTTTGCATGCCGATCACCACGAACCTAAATACCCTCATGTTTTTGAAAAAAACGATGCCTTTTTTGTAATATTTGCCATACCGAGTATTTTACTTCTATATTTCGGTATAAGCCCAGCGATCAACTATTTGTTCTTTATTGGTTTGGGTATACTGTTTTATGGCATTGCTTATTTTTTGGTTCATGATGTGCTTATTCACCAAAGGTTCAAGTGGTTTAAGAATATTAAGAATAAGTATTTGTTGGCCTTGAGGAAAGCGCACAAAATTCATCATAAAAATATGGGAAAGGAAGATGGTGAATGTTTTGGTATGCTGCTGGTTCCGAAAAAATACTTCAGAAAAAATTAA
- a CDS encoding cryptochrome/photolyase family protein: MSNEHTSALSKDQTPIAIFWFRRDLRIEDNTALAEALANDIPVLPIFIYDRLILNELPEDDPRVNFIHQTILKIKETLKSHGSDILCLDGEPATIWKELISKFNIAGVYTNRDYEPYAIDRDKEISQLLAKKDIPFFSFKDQVIFEKREIVKGDQDPYTVFTPYKNKWLAKFGEKNPLPLKDPKLNNLHKGDCPPLSLEDIGFKKSDIQVQDFDLTQLHLYADQRDFPYKDSTSHLSPHLRFGTISVRQVIARIDKKYEVFLSELIWREFFMQILFHFPHVVTQNFRSKYDGIKWRNNKEEFRLWCEGKTGYPMVDAGMRQLNKTGFMHNRVRMITAGFLCKHLLIDWRWGESYFAEKLLDYELSSNNGNWQWAAGTGCDAAPYFRIFNPQSQLKKFDKDYKYVRKWIPEIDSFEYPDPIVDHKFARERALKAYKIGIES; the protein is encoded by the coding sequence ATGAGTAATGAACATACTTCCGCCTTATCCAAGGACCAAACCCCAATTGCTATTTTTTGGTTCAGACGCGACCTTAGAATAGAGGACAACACGGCACTGGCAGAAGCATTGGCTAATGATATTCCCGTGTTACCCATATTTATCTATGATCGACTTATTTTAAATGAGTTGCCTGAAGATGACCCTAGAGTTAATTTCATACATCAAACCATTCTTAAAATAAAAGAAACCCTTAAAAGCCATGGCTCGGATATTTTATGTCTGGATGGTGAGCCGGCAACCATTTGGAAGGAATTAATTTCCAAATTTAATATTGCTGGAGTATACACCAATCGGGACTACGAACCTTATGCCATAGACAGGGATAAAGAAATTTCCCAATTGCTTGCGAAAAAGGATATCCCCTTTTTTAGTTTTAAGGATCAAGTAATTTTCGAGAAAAGGGAAATTGTAAAAGGAGATCAAGATCCCTATACTGTTTTTACGCCCTACAAGAATAAATGGCTTGCAAAATTTGGGGAGAAAAATCCCCTTCCACTTAAGGATCCCAAACTGAACAACCTGCACAAAGGGGATTGCCCCCCATTATCTTTGGAAGATATCGGTTTTAAGAAGTCGGATATTCAGGTACAGGACTTTGATTTGACCCAACTACATCTTTATGCGGACCAAAGGGATTTCCCATATAAGGACAGTACCAGTCACCTCAGCCCACATTTAAGATTTGGAACTATAAGTGTTAGACAGGTAATTGCCCGGATTGATAAAAAATATGAAGTTTTTTTGAGTGAATTGATCTGGAGGGAATTCTTCATGCAAATTCTGTTTCATTTCCCCCATGTTGTAACTCAAAATTTCAGATCCAAATACGATGGCATCAAGTGGAGGAACAATAAGGAAGAATTTAGACTGTGGTGTGAAGGAAAAACTGGCTACCCCATGGTGGACGCCGGAATGAGACAGCTGAACAAAACCGGTTTTATGCATAACCGGGTAAGGATGATCACTGCCGGTTTTCTTTGCAAACATTTATTGATCGACTGGAGGTGGGGAGAAAGTTATTTTGCCGAAAAATTATTGGATTACGAATTATCCTCCAACAATGGCAACTGGCAATGGGCAGCAGGAACCGGATGTGATGCGGCTCCCTACTTTAGAATTTTCAACCCGCAATCACAACTGAAAAAGTTCGACAAAGATTACAAATATGTAAGAAAGTGGATTCCAGAAATTGATTCCTTTGAATACCCGGACCCCATAGTAGATCATAAGTTCGCCAGGGAAAGAGCTTTGAAAGCGTATAAAATTGGAATTGAGTCTTAA
- a CDS encoding DUF2797 domain-containing protein, whose product MQYQGVLRKMQTELADPIQYYLIFDGDFLNLNQVLNKELTLSFIKYQCLNCGEDRPIFRQGFCRTCFYEIPTAGDWIMRPELSTAHLDKEDRDLEYEKKVQLQPHIVYLANSSNIKVGVTRKSQVPTRWIDQGAHEAIEIVEVPNRYLAGVTEVALKEHIGDKTNWRKMLTNEVDDEDLVEYRNKLKKYIPDEASVYYIESNTETHLEFPVLQYPKKVKSLNLDKTPIYSGVLKGIKGQYLIFEDSTVFNVRGSEGYVVSLEVK is encoded by the coding sequence ATGCAGTATCAAGGAGTTTTAAGAAAAATGCAAACTGAATTGGCAGATCCCATACAATATTACCTAATATTTGATGGGGACTTTTTAAACCTGAACCAAGTATTGAACAAGGAACTTACCCTTTCCTTTATAAAATATCAATGTCTTAATTGTGGGGAAGATCGCCCAATTTTTAGACAGGGTTTTTGCAGGACCTGCTTTTACGAAATTCCTACGGCCGGGGATTGGATCATGCGGCCCGAATTGAGTACTGCACATCTGGACAAAGAAGACCGGGACCTGGAATATGAAAAAAAGGTTCAGCTACAGCCGCACATCGTTTATCTTGCCAATTCAAGCAATATCAAAGTAGGAGTAACACGCAAATCGCAGGTACCCACTAGATGGATAGACCAAGGTGCCCATGAGGCCATAGAGATTGTTGAAGTCCCCAATCGTTATTTGGCCGGAGTTACAGAGGTTGCCTTAAAGGAACACATAGGCGACAAGACCAACTGGCGTAAAATGTTGACGAATGAGGTTGACGACGAGGATTTGGTGGAATATAGAAATAAGTTAAAAAAATATATTCCGGATGAGGCCTCTGTATATTACATAGAAAGTAATACGGAAACGCATCTTGAATTTCCCGTGCTACAATATCCAAAAAAGGTAAAAAGTCTTAATCTGGACAAAACTCCCATCTATAGCGGGGTCTTAAAAGGTATTAAAGGTCAATATCTAATCTTTGAAGACAGTACGGTATTTAATGTTAGGGGAAGTGAAGGATACGTTGTTAGTTTGGAAGTGAAGTAG